A stretch of DNA from Balearica regulorum gibbericeps isolate bBalReg1 chromosome 7, bBalReg1.pri, whole genome shotgun sequence:
CTACGACCGctacgttgccatctgccaccccctgcactacgggaccctcctgggcagcagagcttgtgtccacatggcagcagctgcctggggcagtgggtttctctATTCTGTTCTGCACAcggccaatacattttccatacccctctgccagggcaatgctgtgggacagttcttctgtgaaatcccccagatcctcaagctctcctgctcagatgCCTACCTCAAGGAAGCTGGGCTTATTGTGGTTAGTTTGTCTTTAGCTTTTGGGTGTTTTGTGTTCATTGTGGtgtcctatgtgcagatcttcagggccgtgctgaggatcccctcggagcagggacggcacaaagccttttccacgtgcctccctcacctggccgtGGTCTCCCTCTTCATCAGCACTGCCATGTTTGCCTACCTGAagcccccctccatctcctccccatccctggatcTGGTGGTGACAGTTCTGTACTCggtggtgcctccagcagtgaaccccctcatctacagcatgaggaaccaggagCTCAAGGAGTCCATTAGGAAAGTGATTTCATTCTTGCTTCTCAATAATGAGAAACTTCCCACCACTCTCCAGAAATGAATCCCAGGGAATTCCATTCTGGGCCTTtacttttcattgttttttcctttgtatttttttttatttatcatttacCATGGTTAGCATTATCATCGTCAGACCTGACTCTCTCAGATCATCACTGTAATGAAATGGGATCTCCCCGGTGAACTGCCTGAAGGCTTTTCGTCCAGAGCTCGCAAACAATACCTGAgtgttctggtttcagctgagatagagttaattttcttcctagcagctggtacagtgctctggtttggatttagtataagaataattttgataatgcacttaagtttttatttgttgctgagcagtcaaggacttttcagcttctcatactggcctgtCAATGAGAAGGTACTATTACtatgaattattattatcattattgttattattgtcttccttttctgtcctattaaactgtctttatctcaacccataaggttttttaggttttttttctttttgattctctcccccatcccacttggGGGGAGCGAGCAAATGGcagtgtggttgttttagctgccgcCTGGGTTTAACCGCAACGCTGAGGTACATTGCCAAGGCTGTCCCCGACATGAACTTGCAGATGGTTTCCTCAAAGAGGGGAGCCTGGAGGTGCCTGGAGTAAGAGTAACTCTGGCTCAAGGTAGAGCGCCACAAGTCCTTGCTGTCCTGGTTCTCCAGCAGGCCCGGAAGGTGGCTGAAGAAGGACTGGTGCCCCCAAGGCCCTTAGTGCTGTCGTCTCTGCTGAAGGGTGGCGTGGAGAGGGAGGCTGGGAGC
This window harbors:
- the LOC142602522 gene encoding olfactory receptor 14C36-like translates to MSNGSSITQFLLLAFADTRQLQLLHFWLFLGIYLAALLGNGLIITTIACDHHLHTPMYFFLINLSVLDLGSISTTPPKSMANSLWDTRDISYLGCAAQLFLFVFFVGAEFSLLTIMAYDRYVAICHPLHYGTLLGSRACVHMAAAAWGSGFLYSVLHTANTFSIPLCQGNAVGQFFCEIPQILKLSCSDAYLKEAGLIVVSLSLAFGCFVFIVVSYVQIFRAVLRIPSEQGRHKAFSTCLPHLAVVSLFISTAMFAYLKPPSISSPSLDLVVTVLYSVVPPAVNPLIYSMRNQELKESIRKVISFLLLNNEKLPTTLQK